In Sulfuricurvum sp. IAE1, one DNA window encodes the following:
- a CDS encoding TolC family protein: MKYPVLLILFLLSDVCRADEPYTLLSPEKQEMLRLEREAYEAEHEKLRTNWIAPLNLSGTYDYDRSAQGEFFSTTETVSGSIAQDVFRSGGITYQIAYADAKKERESLSRQKEIALLNRQLFISILEYRKALFEKEQTALKLKNKEIEVAIKRHLFDAGKADITELNNALMEKSAELKSLAAIEYSIAEQRYEIAKISDVAADSFELPRFELIDRKAYLDEELDLRYTRANTQTQRYAYEVTASDYLPSIALNAALGYRRYDPKERTGDYDGHYYNTGISLTLPLSYNASSTVQEARALYLKEAASVADKRRSLEGSYAQAVEKIKSFEETIALIRRNLSLYDDLIGAIRSGVEAGTKTGYDLQTLQNSRSIEEFDIRIYEIDIQIELAKLHFALNPSKELP; the protein is encoded by the coding sequence ATGAAATACCCGGTATTGTTAATCCTTTTTTTGTTGTCGGACGTTTGCCGTGCCGACGAGCCCTACACACTCCTTTCCCCCGAGAAACAGGAAATGCTGCGCCTGGAACGCGAAGCGTACGAAGCCGAACATGAAAAGCTGCGAACCAACTGGATCGCCCCGCTCAACCTGAGCGGCACGTACGATTACGACCGTAGCGCACAAGGAGAGTTTTTCAGCACGACCGAAACCGTTTCGGGATCGATCGCACAGGATGTTTTCCGCTCCGGGGGAATTACCTATCAGATCGCCTATGCCGACGCAAAAAAAGAGCGTGAATCCCTTTCGCGACAGAAAGAGATTGCGCTACTCAACCGACAGCTCTTTATTTCGATCCTCGAATACCGCAAAGCCCTCTTCGAAAAAGAGCAAACCGCTCTCAAACTCAAAAATAAAGAGATCGAAGTTGCGATCAAACGCCATCTTTTCGACGCTGGCAAAGCCGACATCACCGAGCTCAACAACGCTTTGATGGAAAAAAGTGCCGAACTCAAATCGCTCGCCGCTATAGAGTATTCGATCGCCGAACAGCGCTACGAAATTGCCAAAATCAGCGATGTAGCCGCCGATTCCTTTGAGCTTCCGCGGTTCGAGCTCATCGATCGCAAAGCCTACCTCGACGAGGAACTCGACCTCCGCTACACCCGCGCCAACACCCAGACGCAACGTTACGCTTATGAAGTGACCGCATCCGACTACCTTCCCTCAATTGCCCTCAACGCCGCGCTGGGATACCGCCGTTACGATCCCAAAGAGCGTACGGGCGACTACGACGGACACTATTACAATACCGGCATCTCGCTCACGCTGCCGTTGAGCTATAACGCTTCGTCGACGGTGCAGGAAGCCAGAGCCCTCTATCTCAAGGAAGCGGCCTCTGTCGCCGACAAACGGCGGTCTCTGGAGGGATCATACGCACAGGCGGTCGAAAAAATCAAAAGTTTCGAGGAGACGATCGCCCTCATCCGGCGCAATCTATCCCTTTACGATGACCTGATCGGCGCGATACGCTCTGGGGTAGAGGCCGGAACGAAAACCGGCTACGATCTTCAGACGCTTCAAAATTCCCGCTCAATCGAGGAATTTGATATTCGTATCTACGAAATCGATATCCAAATCGAATTGGCCAAACTCCATTTTGCACTCAATCCCTCCAAGGAACTGCCATGA
- a CDS encoding efflux RND transporter periplasmic adaptor subunit, whose product MNSDPIRQTLGLDTPPERTRKKRIAWIAAAAVLTVGSGIWYQNTKVTPLEYMTEPVTIKTLTTSVSATGNLEPTNTVEVGIEVSGTIEAVNVDYNDRVKKGEVMARLDTTKLLAQAVGSKASLERFRANIAEAEAAYRNARTELDRVMKMAAATRGNYPSAQEIDDARTAVEKAHAQVAAAKAQAEQARAQLQTDEENIRKATVVSPVEGIVLERKVEPGQTVVASMQTPVLFTMAEDLSVMKAIVSVDEADIGEVKENQKVEFTVDAYPNRIFEGIITQLRLNSQIVNGVVTYDAVVKIDNKKLLLRPGMTVSARIVTGTYPAQLTIPNAALRFTPDSEKGDGVKKAKPLSSGNLRYVWTLRDGNPLKTAVKIIRTDGSSTAVTSTSLKKGDAVIVGTREKH is encoded by the coding sequence ATGAATTCCGATCCGATCCGACAAACTTTGGGACTTGACACCCCCCCGGAGCGCACACGTAAAAAACGGATTGCCTGGATTGCCGCGGCGGCCGTATTGACCGTCGGATCGGGCATATGGTATCAAAATACCAAAGTGACACCCCTAGAATATATGACCGAACCGGTTACCATCAAGACCCTCACCACCAGCGTCTCGGCAACGGGGAACCTCGAACCCACCAACACCGTCGAAGTGGGCATCGAAGTTTCCGGGACGATCGAAGCGGTGAACGTCGACTATAACGACCGCGTCAAAAAAGGGGAAGTGATGGCACGGCTGGATACGACGAAACTCCTCGCCCAGGCCGTCGGTTCCAAAGCCTCCCTCGAACGTTTCCGGGCCAACATCGCCGAAGCCGAAGCCGCGTACCGAAATGCCCGCACCGAATTGGATAGGGTGATGAAGATGGCGGCGGCAACCCGCGGGAACTACCCCTCTGCGCAGGAAATCGATGATGCCCGCACTGCCGTCGAAAAAGCCCATGCCCAGGTCGCAGCCGCAAAAGCGCAGGCGGAGCAGGCCCGCGCCCAGCTCCAGACCGATGAAGAGAACATCCGCAAAGCGACCGTCGTCTCTCCCGTAGAAGGGATCGTCCTCGAACGCAAAGTCGAGCCGGGGCAAACGGTCGTCGCATCAATGCAGACCCCGGTCCTCTTTACGATGGCCGAAGACCTCAGCGTCATGAAAGCGATCGTCAGCGTCGACGAAGCCGATATCGGGGAGGTCAAAGAGAATCAAAAAGTAGAATTCACCGTCGATGCGTATCCCAACCGGATCTTTGAAGGGATCATCACGCAGCTACGCCTGAACTCCCAGATCGTCAACGGCGTCGTTACCTACGACGCCGTGGTAAAAATCGATAACAAAAAACTGCTTTTGCGGCCGGGAATGACCGTTTCGGCCCGCATCGTCACCGGAACCTATCCCGCTCAGCTTACCATCCCCAACGCGGCGCTGCGGTTTACCCCCGATTCGGAAAAAGGGGACGGGGTCAAAAAAGCAAAACCCCTCTCCTCGGGGAATCTCCGATACGTCTGGACGCTGCGCGATGGGAATCCGCTCAAAACAGCCGTAAAGATTATCCGTACCGACGGTTCGTCGACTGCGGTCACCTCGACGTCACTCAAAAAAGGGGACGCCGTTATCGTCGGCACCCGGGAAAAACACTGA
- a CDS encoding ABC transporter ATP-binding protein: MAPSSQTLIELRSAVKSYGEGEAAAYALRGVDLRIGAGEFVAIMGPSGSGKSTAMNIIGCLDTPSDGHYLFEGVDVGALTRDQRALLRRNYIGFIFQGFNLLGKTSAVENVELPLLYRGFAAEARREKALEALRSVGLEHVAHHTPAELSGGQQQRVAIARAIVTDPLILLADEPTGNLDSAKSIEVMELLASFNRERGITIIMVTHESDMAAYASRTVRFRDGLIDGAGA, encoded by the coding sequence ATGGCACCCTCCTCCCAAACGCTCATCGAACTGCGAAGCGCGGTCAAGTCCTACGGCGAGGGGGAGGCCGCGGCCTATGCCCTGCGCGGGGTCGACCTCCGGATCGGGGCGGGAGAATTCGTCGCCATCATGGGGCCCAGCGGTTCGGGAAAATCGACCGCCATGAACATCATCGGATGCCTCGACACACCTAGCGACGGACACTACCTCTTCGAAGGGGTCGACGTCGGGGCACTGACACGCGATCAGAGGGCTCTGCTGCGGCGCAACTACATCGGGTTCATTTTTCAGGGGTTCAACCTGCTGGGAAAAACTTCTGCGGTCGAAAACGTCGAGCTTCCCCTCCTCTACCGCGGATTCGCGGCGGAAGCGCGGCGGGAAAAAGCGCTCGAAGCACTCCGCAGCGTCGGGCTTGAACACGTTGCCCACCATACCCCTGCCGAACTCTCCGGAGGCCAACAGCAACGGGTCGCCATAGCCCGGGCCATCGTCACCGACCCGCTCATCCTGCTGGCCGACGAACCCACCGGGAACCTCGACTCGGCCAAAAGCATCGAGGTTATGGAGCTTCTGGCCTCTTTTAACCGTGAGCGGGGGATCACGATCATCATGGTAACCCACGAAAGCGATATGGCCGCATACGCCTCGCGCACCGTCCGCTTCCGCGACGGGTTGATCGACGGAGCCGGCGCATGA
- a CDS encoding ABC transporter permease, which produces MIWNAFLLALREIRRSAMRSILTTLGIVIGVASVIAMVMLGDATTAYVTNSISKLGTNMLVVIPGQERRGPPSSDLTAKRFTHNDVEALKHEIDRIRGAAPVGSISMHAVYGNQNYSTTVEGSDNDYFTIKDWVFASGRPFSDAELQGGKAVCVIGETVRRELFGNQPPLGESIRLENFSCEVIGVLEPKGAAMFGMDQDDIVVVPIRMFQRRISGNQDISRIMISAESASAIEAVKSSVTLLMQERRRIQQGEEDDFNVRDMREMVQTLSSTTQMLTILLGAVAAISLLVGGIGIMNIMLVSVTERTREIGIRLAIGALEREVLLQFLVEAIVLSSLGGIIGVVLGVGAGIAISLFFDLPLIFNTFIILVAFLFSALVGIVFGYFPARKAARLNPIDALRHE; this is translated from the coding sequence ATGATCTGGAACGCTTTTTTGCTGGCTTTGCGTGAAATACGCCGCAGCGCCATGCGCTCGATCCTCACCACCCTTGGGATCGTGATCGGGGTTGCGTCCGTCATCGCGATGGTAATGCTCGGCGACGCCACGACCGCCTACGTCACGAACAGTATTTCCAAACTGGGGACGAACATGCTCGTCGTCATCCCGGGGCAGGAACGTCGCGGCCCCCCCAGCAGCGACCTGACCGCCAAACGTTTCACCCACAACGACGTCGAAGCCCTCAAGCACGAAATCGACCGCATCCGCGGCGCCGCCCCGGTGGGGTCGATTTCGATGCATGCGGTGTACGGCAACCAGAATTATTCCACGACCGTCGAGGGGAGCGACAACGACTACTTTACGATCAAAGACTGGGTGTTTGCTTCCGGACGGCCCTTTTCGGACGCGGAGCTTCAGGGGGGAAAAGCGGTCTGCGTCATCGGCGAAACGGTTCGGCGCGAACTCTTCGGCAACCAGCCTCCCCTGGGTGAATCGATCCGGCTGGAGAATTTTTCCTGCGAGGTGATCGGCGTCCTCGAACCTAAAGGGGCAGCGATGTTCGGGATGGACCAAGACGATATCGTCGTGGTGCCGATCCGTATGTTTCAGCGCCGTATCAGCGGGAACCAGGATATTTCCCGCATCATGATCTCCGCCGAATCGGCATCGGCGATCGAAGCGGTCAAAAGTTCCGTTACCCTTTTAATGCAGGAGCGACGCCGCATCCAGCAGGGGGAAGAAGACGACTTCAACGTACGCGACATGCGTGAAATGGTTCAGACCCTCTCCTCGACGACGCAGATGCTCACCATCTTGTTGGGAGCCGTAGCGGCCATCAGCCTCCTTGTGGGGGGGATCGGGATCATGAACATCATGCTCGTCTCCGTCACCGAGCGGACCCGCGAAATCGGCATACGCCTCGCGATCGGGGCATTGGAGCGCGAAGTGCTGCTTCAGTTTCTCGTCGAAGCGATCGTCCTCTCATCGCTGGGCGGTATCATCGGGGTCGTGCTGGGCGTCGGGGCGGGGATCGCGATCAGCCTGTTTTTCGACCTGCCGCTCATTTTCAACACTTTCATCATCCTCGTCGCTTTTTTGTTTTCGGCCCTCGTGGGGATCGTGTTCGGATATTTCCCCGCGCGCAAAGCGGCACGGCTCAATCCGATCGACGCTTTACGTCACGAATAA
- a CDS encoding hydrogenase-4 component G, giving the protein MKIGSEHPSANPYVQKGISADETKREEFKEKVKSGEISGKKLTEAYLVEYTQKAQQNSADNFAAQGGVFDLKKVRDLLETIDFEAIGYDGKPIADMTPEEAAALVSEDGFFGIKQTSERVAGFVISGAGEDLERLKAGREGVVRGFEEAEAMWGGKLPDISYQTQERTLALIDERIAALGGNLLDTSI; this is encoded by the coding sequence ATGAAAATCGGTTCCGAACACCCCTCGGCGAATCCCTACGTCCAAAAAGGGATTTCAGCGGATGAAACCAAACGCGAAGAGTTCAAAGAAAAGGTCAAAAGCGGTGAGATCAGCGGTAAAAAACTGACCGAAGCGTATCTTGTCGAATACACCCAAAAAGCGCAACAAAACAGTGCGGACAATTTTGCCGCGCAAGGCGGCGTGTTCGATTTGAAAAAAGTGCGTGATCTGCTCGAGACGATCGATTTCGAAGCGATCGGATACGATGGCAAGCCGATTGCCGACATGACCCCCGAAGAAGCGGCCGCACTGGTTTCCGAAGACGGGTTTTTCGGGATCAAGCAGACTTCCGAGCGGGTAGCCGGTTTCGTCATTTCGGGAGCGGGAGAAGATCTGGAGCGCCTCAAAGCCGGACGAGAAGGCGTTGTCCGCGGCTTCGAGGAAGCCGAGGCGATGTGGGGAGGAAAACTGCCCGACATCTCCTATCAAACGCAGGAGCGGACCCTTGCCCTTATCGACGAAAGGATCGCCGCACTCGGCGGCAACCTCCTCGATACGAGCATCTGA
- the mscL gene encoding large conductance mechanosensitive channel protein MscL, which translates to MLQEFKKFLITGNVVDMAVGFIFGAAFGTVVKSLVANVIMPPIGLLMGGVDFSSLFIALDGKEYTSLTALDAAGAPAIKVGVFLNDVISFTILGFVMFMMVKAYNRLKAAEPAPEPAAPTGKTCGECGMEIPVAAKSCPYCRTPQ; encoded by the coding sequence ATGCTTCAGGAGTTCAAAAAGTTTCTCATTACGGGGAATGTCGTCGACATGGCGGTCGGATTTATCTTCGGTGCGGCGTTTGGGACGGTGGTCAAATCGCTGGTTGCCAACGTGATTATGCCGCCGATCGGGCTGCTGATGGGCGGGGTCGATTTTTCGTCCCTTTTTATCGCGCTTGACGGGAAGGAATATACTTCCCTCACAGCGCTGGATGCGGCAGGGGCACCCGCCATCAAAGTGGGGGTGTTTCTCAACGACGTGATTTCGTTTACGATTCTGGGGTTTGTGATGTTTATGATGGTCAAAGCATACAACCGGCTCAAAGCGGCCGAACCAGCCCCTGAACCGGCTGCACCGACGGGCAAAACGTGCGGGGAGTGCGGGATGGAAATTCCTGTCGCCGCGAAAAGCTGTCCGTATTGCCGGACTCCGCAGTAA